A single window of Archangium gephyra DNA harbors:
- a CDS encoding glycosyltransferase family 4 protein — MLVVHPHFHRRRTGVTAHTERIVTELSRLMETRAVGGNLEEDVPRIAWSELWRRIRQEPVVWHAHRNNELLAGLVLRWVGREVRLVYTRHGGKPPGRFTRFLTRFAEQLVTLNAQSAGWMGRPSQLVPHGVDLERFTPPVDRDAAWKALGLGGRRGVGVVGRIRPSKGQGDFVEALAPLLPGLPASEWTPVLVGLAKGRDSAWAEQLRARTDGRLVLAGEQRPVVPWYQGLSVLVNPTHFESFSMVMLEAMACGCCTVMSRLPHVPSFIEHGRTGFLFEPGNVAELRELLRELLHEPERARQVGLNAAEEARARFGVANEAQALARVYRSALGG, encoded by the coding sequence ATGCTCGTCGTCCATCCGCACTTCCACCGGCGCCGCACCGGCGTCACCGCGCACACCGAGCGCATCGTCACCGAGCTCTCGCGGTTGATGGAGACGCGGGCGGTGGGGGGCAACCTGGAGGAGGACGTGCCGCGCATCGCCTGGAGCGAGCTGTGGCGGCGCATCCGCCAGGAGCCGGTGGTGTGGCACGCGCACCGCAACAACGAGCTGCTGGCCGGGCTGGTGCTGCGGTGGGTGGGCCGGGAGGTGCGGCTCGTCTACACGCGCCACGGAGGCAAGCCCCCGGGCCGCTTCACCCGCTTCCTCACCCGCTTCGCCGAGCAACTCGTCACGCTCAACGCGCAGAGCGCGGGGTGGATGGGGAGGCCCTCGCAGCTGGTGCCGCATGGCGTGGACCTGGAGCGCTTCACCCCGCCGGTGGACCGGGACGCGGCCTGGAAGGCGTTGGGGCTCGGCGGCCGGCGCGGAGTGGGCGTGGTGGGACGCATCCGCCCGAGCAAGGGGCAGGGAGACTTCGTCGAGGCCCTCGCGCCGCTGCTGCCCGGACTGCCCGCGTCCGAGTGGACGCCGGTGCTGGTGGGGCTGGCCAAGGGGCGAGACAGCGCCTGGGCCGAGCAGCTGCGCGCCAGGACAGACGGACGGCTGGTGCTCGCCGGAGAGCAGCGCCCGGTGGTGCCCTGGTACCAGGGCTTGAGCGTGCTGGTGAACCCGACGCACTTCGAGTCCTTCTCCATGGTGATGCTGGAGGCGATGGCGTGTGGCTGCTGCACGGTGATGAGCCGGCTGCCGCACGTGCCGTCCTTCATCGAGCACGGCCGCACCGGCTTCCTCTTCGAGCCGGGCAACGTGGCCGAGTTGCGGGAGCTGCTGCGCGAGCTGCTCCACGAGCCGGAGCGGGCGAGGCAGGTGGGGCTCAACGCCGCCGAGGAGGCCCGGGCCCGCTTCGGCGTGGCGAATGAGGCCCAGGCGCTCGCGCGGGTGTACCGTTCAGCCCTGGGCGGCTGA